In the Methanoculleus taiwanensis genome, CACGTGATCATCGGCCTCGAGGAAGCCCTGGTCGGCAAGGAAGTCGGTGACGAGGGCGACGTCGAGGTGCCGGCGGAGAAAGCATTCGGTGAGCACGATAAAACCGCCGTCCGGTCGATACAGACCTCCCAGTTCCGGGAGAAGCCGAAAGTGGGGATGCGGATCGAAGTCGAGAACCGCGAAGGTGTTGTCGTCAACGTCATCGGCAAGAGAGCGCTCGTCGATTTCAACCACCCGCTCGCCGGCAAGACACTCACTTACCACTACAAGATCGAAGAGAAGGTCGAGGATGCAAACGAACAGATCCGCGGCCTTATCAAGCTCTACACCGGCAGAACCGACATCGAGTTCTCCGTTACGGACGGCACGGCCGAGTTCCTCCTCCCGCCCGCGATCACCTACGACCGCCGCTGGATGGTCTGGAGAGGCACCCTGATCC is a window encoding:
- a CDS encoding FKBP-type peptidyl-prolyl cis-trans isomerase, whose amino-acid sequence is MAIEEGNFVKLTYTGSVGDNVFDTTSEETAKEEGMYNPQAEYGPVTIRVGSHHVIIGLEEALVGKEVGDEGDVEVPAEKAFGEHDKTAVRSIQTSQFREKPKVGMRIEVENREGVVVNVIGKRALVDFNHPLAGKTLTYHYKIEEKVEDANEQIRGLIKLYTGRTDIEFSVTDGTAEFLLPPAITYDRRWMVWRGTLIREIFEYMKDINEVVMKEVFKRPEPKEMPPAEAIVEAESEETGE